In one window of Nitrospirota bacterium DNA:
- a CDS encoding ATP-binding protein — MSRTLEVRLQNRLSELERVGEVVESFGETHNLPGKVVQAVALCIDEVVTNVISYAYDDQADHQITLRLSLQAGEVAAEVEDDGKPFNPLDAPEPDLTQSLEDRPIGGLGVHFLRTLMDGVEYRRHAGKNLLVMKKKLPV, encoded by the coding sequence ATGAGCCGGACACTCGAGGTCAGGCTGCAGAACCGTCTCTCCGAGCTGGAGCGGGTGGGGGAGGTGGTGGAGTCGTTCGGGGAAACCCACAACCTGCCGGGCAAAGTGGTGCAGGCGGTGGCCCTTTGCATAGACGAGGTCGTCACCAACGTGATCTCCTATGCCTACGACGACCAAGCCGACCACCAGATTACGCTGCGCCTCTCCCTGCAGGCGGGAGAGGTGGCGGCGGAAGTGGAGGACGACGGCAAGCCCTTCAATCCGCTGGACGCGCCGGAGCCGGACCTGACCCAGTCGCTGGAGGACCGGCCGATCGGCGGGCTGGGCGTGCACTTCTTGCGGACGCTGATGGACGGGGTCGAGTATCGGCGCCATGCGGGGAAAAACCTGTTGGTGATGAAAAAGAAACTGCCGGTGTGA
- a CDS encoding anti-sigma factor antagonist — translation MEITEQKKGSVVLLVLTGRLDAGTAGKLEERLVGLIEAGNRSFVLDFMNLDYISSAGLRVLLMAAKKLKGLNGRIVLSSLKAHIREVFDIAGFSAIFPTYDQQDAAVGSFQS, via the coding sequence ATGGAGATTACGGAGCAGAAAAAGGGATCGGTGGTGCTGCTGGTGCTGACAGGGCGGCTGGACGCGGGCACCGCCGGCAAGCTGGAAGAACGGCTGGTGGGCCTGATCGAGGCCGGCAACCGGAGCTTCGTCCTGGACTTCATGAACCTGGACTACATCAGCAGCGCCGGCTTGCGGGTCCTCCTGATGGCGGCCAAAAAACTCAAGGGGCTGAACGGGCGCATCGTGCTCTCGTCATTGAAGGCCCATATCCGGGAAGTATTCGATATCGCCGGCTTCTCGGCGATCTTTCCGACGTATGATCAGCAGGATGCGGCGGTTGGGAGCTTCCAGTCATAG
- a CDS encoding putative toxin-antitoxin system toxin component, PIN family, translated as MRVIVDTNIIVSGLISSSGPPAKIVNALLQGLLIPVLSPDTLAELETVLIMFPLKVRPFERPARCVTAKLSP; from the coding sequence GTGCGAGTCATCGTTGATACCAACATCATCGTCTCCGGTCTGATTTCCTCTTCTGGCCCACCCGCCAAAATCGTGAATGCCCTCTTGCAAGGGCTCCTGATCCCTGTCCTGAGTCCTGACACGTTGGCCGAGCTTGAAACGGTTCTGATTATGTTCCCTCTGAAAGTGCGACCTTTCGAGCGCCCTGCCAGATGTGTAACCGCAAAGCTTAGCCCTTGA
- a CDS encoding AbrB/MazE/SpoVT family DNA-binding domain-containing protein, producing MIKKLQKHGNSVALVIEKPVMEALGITEETPLQVTVNGNALVVTPANVGIGPERMKEIIKDIRKRYGPMLKRLAD from the coding sequence ATGATTAAGAAGCTGCAAAAGCATGGGAACAGCGTGGCGCTCGTCATTGAAAAGCCCGTCATGGAAGCGCTCGGCATCACGGAAGAGACTCCGCTGCAAGTGACTGTCAACGGGAACGCGCTGGTCGTAACTCCGGCCAACGTGGGTATCGGCCCGGAGCGGATGAAGGAGATCATCAAGGATATCCGCAAACGGTACGGGCCGATGCTGAAACGACTGGCAGACTGA
- a CDS encoding type II toxin-antitoxin system death-on-curing family toxin produces MKPVIFLNVEDVLILHADTIDTDGGSHGLRDHGLLDAAVAMPRQQFGGQFLHEDLAAMAAAYLFHIAQNHPFVDGNKRAAVMSALVFLNLNGVKNLPAPDKLEATTRQVAAGEMNKDQLTKWVQSQIKPRR; encoded by the coding sequence GTGAAGCCCGTTATCTTCTTGAATGTGGAGGATGTTCTGATACTCCACGCCGATACCATCGACACCGACGGCGGTTCGCACGGGCTCAGAGATCACGGCCTATTGGACGCGGCGGTTGCCATGCCACGCCAGCAATTCGGCGGCCAATTTCTGCACGAGGACCTTGCGGCGATGGCGGCGGCCTATCTCTTTCACATCGCGCAAAATCATCCTTTTGTGGATGGAAATAAGCGTGCCGCGGTGATGTCCGCGCTCGTCTTTCTGAACCTCAATGGCGTTAAAAATCTGCCGGCACCGGACAAACTGGAAGCGACGACCAGGCAGGTGGCAGCAGGAGAGATGAACAAGGATCAGTTAACGAAGTGGGTGCAGAGTCAGATCAAACCACGGCGGTAA